Proteins encoded by one window of Streptomyces sp. ALI-76-A:
- a CDS encoding N-acetylmuramoyl-L-alanine amidase: protein MSYAGPDFDPPQPRRPRRGPLTVALAALVPGALLGWLVYETVGGGGADGSAGTVGPATRTAGASASPTAPTSAEDDEKPSGSTAPAPTGAAPSTSVPAVSGPLTGKVVVIDPGHNQGNFQHTAEINRKVDIGTNAKECDTTGTATDAGYTEARFTLDVAHRMRTLLEEQGATVRLTQDGDRPYGPCVDERARIGNAAHADAVVSVHADGSAAGNRGFHVILPGSVRAGAADTRAIVAPSRDLGERVAGNFVRATGSGPSDYIGSGTGLVTRTDLGGLNLSTVPKVFIECGNMRDSKDAALLTSGAWRQKAAQGISEGIVSFLRG from the coding sequence GTGTCGTACGCAGGCCCGGACTTCGATCCTCCCCAGCCCCGCCGTCCCCGGCGCGGCCCGCTGACCGTCGCTCTCGCCGCGCTCGTGCCGGGCGCGCTGCTGGGATGGCTGGTGTACGAGACGGTTGGCGGCGGGGGCGCCGACGGCTCCGCCGGGACGGTCGGACCGGCCACCCGGACGGCCGGCGCGTCCGCCTCTCCCACGGCCCCCACCTCCGCCGAGGACGACGAGAAGCCGAGCGGTTCCACCGCACCGGCGCCCACCGGCGCCGCCCCCTCGACGTCCGTGCCCGCCGTGTCCGGTCCGCTCACCGGCAAGGTGGTCGTCATCGACCCGGGGCACAATCAGGGCAACTTCCAGCACACGGCCGAGATCAACCGCAAGGTGGACATCGGGACGAACGCGAAGGAGTGCGACACCACGGGCACGGCCACCGACGCCGGTTACACGGAAGCCCGGTTCACGCTGGACGTCGCCCACCGGATGCGCACGCTCCTGGAGGAGCAGGGCGCCACCGTGCGGCTGACCCAGGACGGCGACCGGCCCTACGGGCCGTGTGTGGACGAGCGGGCCCGGATCGGCAACGCGGCGCACGCGGACGCCGTGGTCTCCGTGCACGCGGACGGCTCGGCGGCCGGCAACCGCGGCTTCCACGTGATCCTGCCGGGCAGCGTGCGCGCGGGCGCCGCCGACACCCGCGCGATCGTGGCCCCTTCGCGTGACCTGGGCGAGCGGGTCGCGGGCAACTTCGTGCGCGCGACGGGCAGCGGGCCCTCCGACTACATCGGTTCCGGCACCGGACTGGTCACCCGCACGGACCTGGGCGGTCTCAATCTGTCAACGGTTCCCAAGGTGTTCATCGAGTGCGGCAACATGCGCGATAGCAAGGACGCGGCATTGCTGACCAGTGGTGCCTGGCGGCAGAAAGCGGCGCAAGGGATCTCTGAGGGAATCGTGAGTTTCCTGCGCGGGTAG
- a CDS encoding MFS transporter yields the protein MTPMLEAADVSRGSRRVIPPTWLVVALACAGQFLVVLDVSVVNVALPSMRADLGLSEQGLQWVVNAYAIAFAGFMLLGGRAGDLYGRKRMFLVGLALFTLASLGGGFAQEGWQLLAARAVQGLGAAVLAPATLTILTAAVPEGAARARAIATWAAVGAGGGAAGGAAGGLVGGVLVDLLSWRWVLLINVPVGAVVLLGSVLRLPESRAGDRRRLDLPGALLVTAGLALLAYGISQTEAAGWTAAATLVPLLTGLALLGLFLAVESRTAAPLMPLALLRVRAVWSANAAMFLSGSAMFCMWFFMTLYAQNVQGYSPLDAGLALVPSSLAVVLGSKIAPRFMRTLGPRTVAVLGTAVAAVGFGWQSTLRVDGPYWTAIMVPGILMMFGAGLATTPLAALAISGASPGEAGLVSGLVNTSRTMGGSLGLAVMSTIAATRTADDHTPEALTDGYALVFRVGAGVLLGGVLLMLVSLPRRTATG from the coding sequence ATGACACCCATGCTCGAAGCCGCTGACGTCAGCCGCGGGTCCCGCCGCGTCATACCTCCCACCTGGCTGGTGGTGGCGCTCGCCTGCGCCGGACAGTTCCTGGTCGTGCTCGACGTGTCCGTCGTCAATGTCGCGCTGCCGTCCATGCGGGCCGACCTGGGACTGAGTGAGCAGGGTTTGCAGTGGGTGGTCAACGCGTACGCGATCGCCTTCGCCGGGTTCATGCTGCTCGGCGGTCGGGCCGGTGACCTCTACGGCCGCAAGCGGATGTTCCTGGTCGGCCTCGCCCTGTTCACGCTGGCCTCGCTGGGCGGCGGGTTCGCCCAGGAGGGCTGGCAGCTGCTGGCGGCGCGGGCGGTGCAGGGCCTGGGCGCGGCGGTCCTCGCGCCGGCCACCCTGACGATCCTCACCGCCGCCGTCCCGGAGGGCGCCGCCCGGGCCCGGGCCATCGCCACCTGGGCGGCCGTGGGCGCGGGCGGCGGCGCGGCCGGCGGCGCGGCCGGCGGGCTCGTCGGCGGGGTGCTGGTGGACCTGCTGTCCTGGCGGTGGGTGCTGCTCATCAACGTGCCGGTCGGCGCGGTGGTCCTGCTCGGCTCGGTGCTCCGGCTGCCCGAGAGCCGAGCCGGGGACCGGCGGCGGCTCGACCTGCCGGGCGCGCTGCTGGTGACCGCGGGCCTCGCCCTGCTGGCGTACGGCATCTCGCAGACCGAGGCCGCCGGGTGGACGGCGGCGGCCACCCTGGTGCCGCTGCTCACCGGACTCGCGCTGCTCGGTCTCTTCCTCGCCGTCGAGTCCCGTACGGCGGCCCCGCTGATGCCGCTCGCACTGCTGCGGGTGCGGGCGGTGTGGTCGGCGAACGCGGCGATGTTCCTCAGCGGCTCCGCGATGTTCTGCATGTGGTTCTTCATGACGCTGTACGCCCAGAACGTGCAGGGCTACTCCCCGCTGGACGCCGGACTGGCCCTGGTGCCCAGCTCGCTGGCCGTGGTCCTCGGGTCGAAGATCGCACCCCGCTTCATGCGCACGCTCGGGCCGCGCACCGTGGCGGTCCTGGGCACGGCGGTGGCGGCCGTCGGCTTCGGCTGGCAGTCGACGCTGCGGGTGGACGGCCCCTACTGGACCGCGATCATGGTCCCCGGCATCCTGATGATGTTCGGCGCGGGCCTCGCGACGACCCCGCTGGCCGCGCTGGCCATCTCCGGGGCGTCCCCCGGCGAGGCCGGTCTGGTGTCCGGGCTGGTCAACACCTCCCGCACGATGGGCGGTTCCCTGGGCCTGGCGGTCATGTCGACCATCGCGGCGACCCGTACGGCTGACGACCACACCCCCGAGGCTCTGACGGACGGGTACGCCCTGGTGTTCCGGGTGGGCGCGGGGGTCCTCCTGGGTGGCGTCCTGCTGATGCTGGTGTCGCTGCCACGGCGGACAGCCACAGGCTGA
- a CDS encoding class I SAM-dependent methyltransferase: MPAAPEPEILAAFEAAKGFMPTGEGLALYGAAVEAGRLGLPLLEVGTYCGRSTILLAGAARAAGVAALTVDHHRGSEEQQPGWEYHDPATVDPELGLMDTLPTFRRTLRRAGLEDHVIALVGRSPQVARVWSSPLGLVFVDGGHTDEHANADYEGWAPRVAEGGLLVIHDVFPDPVDEFTGQAPYRVYLRALASGAFTEVSATDSLRVLRRTGAGI; the protein is encoded by the coding sequence ATGCCCGCGGCTCCCGAGCCCGAGATCCTGGCCGCCTTCGAGGCGGCGAAGGGGTTCATGCCGACGGGTGAGGGCCTGGCCCTGTACGGGGCGGCCGTGGAGGCCGGGCGGCTCGGGCTGCCGTTGCTCGAAGTCGGCACGTACTGCGGGCGTTCCACGATCCTGCTCGCCGGCGCGGCCCGCGCGGCCGGGGTGGCCGCGCTCACCGTCGACCACCACCGGGGCAGCGAGGAGCAGCAGCCGGGCTGGGAGTACCACGACCCCGCGACGGTCGACCCCGAACTCGGCCTGATGGACACGCTGCCCACGTTCCGCCGCACGCTGCGCCGCGCGGGCCTAGAAGACCACGTGATCGCCCTCGTGGGCCGCTCCCCGCAGGTCGCGCGGGTCTGGAGCTCCCCGCTCGGCCTCGTCTTCGTCGACGGCGGGCACACCGACGAGCACGCGAACGCCGACTACGAGGGCTGGGCGCCCCGGGTCGCCGAGGGCGGACTGCTCGTCATCCACGACGTGTTCCCCGATCCGGTGGACGAGTTCACCGGCCAGGCCCCCTACCGCGTCTACCTCCGGGCCCTCGCGTCCGGCGCGTTCACGGAGGTCTCGGCCACCGACTCGCTGCGCGTCCTGCGGCGGACGGGCGCGGGGATCTGA
- a CDS encoding MaoC/PaaZ C-terminal domain-containing protein — MPIDAATALAAEPRSGRLAWTAKDVQLYHLGVGAGANPDKDSPATDPDELRYTLESRLHVLPSFATVAGAGSPGVIGGLSMPGVDVDLARVLHGGQSLTLYRPLPAEGEATATSRIAAVYDKGKAAVLVMRTEVADADGPLWTNDAQIFVRGEGGWGGDRGPSVRREPPAGEPDRVVERPVRQDQALLYRLSGDLNPLHADPEFAKLAGFERPILHGLCTYGITLKAVVDTLLGGDVARVRAYTTRFAGVVHPGETLRVRMWRGDGEIRVAVSAVERNEAPVLTDTVVTTHP; from the coding sequence ATGCCCATCGACGCAGCCACGGCACTGGCCGCCGAGCCTCGCTCCGGCCGCCTGGCCTGGACCGCCAAGGACGTCCAGCTCTACCACCTGGGCGTCGGCGCGGGCGCGAACCCCGACAAGGACAGCCCGGCCACCGACCCCGACGAGCTGCGCTACACCCTGGAGTCCCGGCTGCACGTCCTGCCGAGCTTCGCCACCGTCGCCGGCGCGGGCTCCCCCGGGGTGATCGGCGGCCTGTCCATGCCCGGCGTCGACGTCGACCTGGCCCGGGTCCTGCACGGCGGTCAGAGCCTGACCCTGTACCGGCCCCTCCCGGCCGAGGGCGAGGCCACCGCGACCTCCCGCATCGCCGCCGTGTACGACAAGGGCAAGGCGGCGGTCCTGGTGATGCGCACCGAGGTCGCCGACGCCGACGGCCCGCTGTGGACCAACGACGCCCAGATCTTCGTACGGGGGGAGGGCGGCTGGGGCGGCGACCGCGGCCCCTCCGTCCGCCGTGAACCGCCCGCCGGGGAGCCCGACCGGGTGGTGGAGCGGCCGGTGCGCCAGGACCAGGCTCTGCTCTACCGCCTGTCCGGCGACCTGAACCCGCTGCACGCCGACCCCGAGTTCGCCAAGCTCGCCGGTTTCGAGCGGCCCATCCTGCACGGGCTGTGCACCTACGGGATCACCCTCAAGGCGGTCGTCGACACGCTGCTCGGCGGGGATGTGGCCCGGGTGCGGGCGTACACCACCCGGTTCGCCGGGGTCGTCCACCCGGGGGAGACCCTGCGCGTCCGCATGTGGCGCGGGGACGGCGAGATCCGGGTGGCCGTGAGCGCGGTCGAGCGGAACGAGGCGCCCGTCCTCACCGACACGGTCGTCACCACCCACCCTTGA
- a CDS encoding MFS transporter, which yields MTHTSTDQPARGASGALVPVLAFAGIVVAVMQTLLVPVIKDLPQLLDTSPGNATWVLTSTLLSGAVATPIMGRLGDLYGKRRMLIGSLAVMVAGALLSALTSDLLTMIAGRTLQGFAMGAIPLGIGLMRDMLPREKLGSAMALMSSSIGVGGGLALPAAALVAQHADWHALFYGAAGLGVLAIGLTLLVVPESPARARGTFDLPGALGLSAGLVLFLLPITKGSDWGWTSGTTLGLFAAAALVLLLWGVMELRVKAPLVDLRTTARPAVLFTNLASIMVGVSFYVVSLVLPQLLQLPESTGYGLGQSMVVAGLLVAPLGLTMMFTAPVYARLSAKYGPKVTLILGLLIIAIGYGAGLGLMSAAWQSLVIAVILGAGIGLAYSSLPALIVGAVPASETGAANGLNTLMRSIGTSVSSAVVGMVLANTANTVNGVAVPTMHGFRVSFLIATAAVLLGLVLALFLPRARPSTRPQLRASSEEDANLERAEQALRAFRGRVLDATGVPVARARVTLIDRRGRQAGATLSAEDGTYTLGVPDRGAYVLAARATGHAPLASSATHGGDDRPVDLDLSLPADTVSA from the coding sequence ATGACGCACACGTCGACCGACCAGCCCGCACGCGGAGCGAGCGGGGCCCTCGTCCCGGTGCTCGCGTTCGCGGGCATCGTGGTCGCGGTGATGCAGACCCTGCTCGTCCCGGTCATCAAGGACCTGCCGCAGCTGCTGGACACCTCGCCCGGCAACGCCACCTGGGTCCTGACCTCGACACTCCTGTCGGGTGCCGTGGCCACCCCGATCATGGGCCGCCTCGGTGACCTGTACGGCAAGCGGCGCATGCTGATCGGCAGCCTCGCGGTGATGGTGGCCGGTGCCCTGCTCAGCGCCCTCACCAGCGACCTGCTCACCATGATCGCGGGACGGACCCTCCAGGGCTTCGCGATGGGCGCCATCCCGCTCGGCATCGGCCTGATGCGCGACATGCTGCCCCGCGAGAAGCTCGGCTCGGCGATGGCCCTGATGAGCTCCTCGATCGGCGTCGGCGGCGGACTCGCCCTGCCCGCCGCGGCCCTGGTCGCCCAGCACGCCGACTGGCACGCCCTCTTCTACGGCGCCGCCGGCCTCGGCGTGCTCGCCATCGGGCTCACCCTCCTCGTCGTCCCCGAGTCCCCGGCGCGCGCCCGGGGCACCTTCGACCTGCCGGGCGCGCTCGGCCTCTCGGCGGGCCTCGTCCTCTTCCTCCTGCCCATCACCAAGGGCAGCGACTGGGGCTGGACCTCGGGCACCACCCTCGGCTTGTTCGCCGCCGCGGCCCTCGTGCTGCTCCTGTGGGGCGTGATGGAGCTGCGCGTCAAGGCCCCGCTGGTCGACCTGCGCACCACCGCCCGCCCGGCCGTGCTCTTCACCAACCTCGCCTCGATCATGGTCGGCGTCTCGTTCTACGTCGTCTCGCTGGTCCTGCCCCAGCTGCTCCAGCTGCCCGAGTCCACCGGCTACGGCCTCGGCCAGTCGATGGTCGTCGCGGGCCTGCTGGTGGCGCCACTCGGCCTCACCATGATGTTCACGGCGCCCGTCTACGCCCGCCTGTCGGCGAAGTACGGCCCCAAGGTCACCCTGATCCTCGGCCTGCTGATCATCGCCATCGGCTACGGCGCCGGCCTCGGCCTGATGAGCGCCGCCTGGCAGAGCCTGGTCATCGCGGTGATCCTGGGCGCGGGCATCGGCCTCGCGTACTCCTCCCTGCCCGCGCTGATCGTCGGCGCGGTCCCGGCCTCGGAGACGGGCGCGGCCAACGGCCTCAACACCCTGATGCGGTCGATCGGTACGTCGGTGTCCAGCGCGGTGGTCGGCATGGTCCTCGCCAACACCGCGAACACCGTGAACGGCGTGGCGGTCCCGACCATGCACGGCTTCCGGGTCTCCTTCCTGATCGCGACCGCCGCGGTCCTCCTCGGCCTGGTCCTGGCCCTCTTCCTGCCCCGGGCCCGCCCGTCCACCCGGCCGCAGCTGCGGGCCAGCAGCGAGGAGGACGCCAACCTGGAGCGCGCCGAGCAGGCACTGCGCGCCTTCCGCGGCCGCGTCCTGGACGCCACCGGCGTCCCGGTCGCCCGCGCCAGGGTCACCCTGATCGACCGCCGCGGCCGGCAGGCCGGCGCGACGCTCTCCGCGGAGGACGGCACCTACACCCTCGGCGTCCCCGACCGGGGCGCCTACGTCCTGGCCGCCCGCGCCACCGGCCACGCCCCGCTCGCCTCGTCCGCCACCCACGGGGGCGACGACCGCCCGGTCGACCTGGACCTGTCCCTGCCGGCCGACACGGTCTCCGCGTGA
- a CDS encoding LLM class F420-dependent oxidoreductase, with the protein MRLGLALGYWGRGPDAGHVPLAQEAERLGYDSVWTAESWGSDAFTPLTWIAARTTRIGLGTAVAQMAARSPTTTAMHALTLDHLSGGRMTLGLGLSGPQVVEGWYGRPFPKSPLTATREYVDVVRQVLRRAAPVELDGHFHPLPYRGPDATGLGKPLKSITHPLRPALPVLLGAEGPRNVAQTARIADGWLPLYWSPARPEAYGEAVGALPDGFRVAPMAQVRLCDDIAEGLLPVKAMLGFYIGGMGHAARNFHADLMARMGYEEEARRIQELFLSGRREEAVRAVPDAFADEISLVGPRERIAERLESWRAGPVTDLLALAPDPRTLRVLAELNS; encoded by the coding sequence ATGCGGCTCGGGCTCGCCCTCGGTTACTGGGGCCGCGGCCCCGACGCCGGCCATGTCCCGCTCGCGCAGGAGGCGGAGCGGCTGGGCTACGACTCCGTGTGGACCGCCGAGTCCTGGGGCTCGGACGCCTTCACCCCGCTCACCTGGATCGCCGCGCGGACCACGAGGATCGGGCTGGGGACGGCGGTCGCCCAGATGGCGGCCCGGTCCCCGACCACCACCGCCATGCACGCCCTGACCCTGGACCACCTCTCCGGCGGACGGATGACGCTCGGGCTCGGGCTGTCCGGTCCGCAGGTGGTCGAGGGCTGGTACGGACGGCCGTTCCCGAAGTCGCCGCTGACCGCGACCCGGGAGTACGTCGACGTCGTACGGCAGGTGCTGCGGCGGGCGGCGCCGGTGGAACTGGACGGACACTTCCATCCCCTCCCCTACCGCGGCCCGGACGCCACCGGCCTCGGCAAGCCGCTCAAGTCCATCACCCACCCCCTGCGTCCCGCGCTTCCCGTCCTGCTCGGCGCCGAGGGCCCGAGGAACGTGGCCCAGACGGCCCGGATCGCGGACGGCTGGCTGCCGTTGTACTGGTCGCCGGCCCGGCCCGAGGCGTACGGGGAGGCGGTGGGCGCCCTGCCGGACGGTTTCCGCGTCGCGCCCATGGCCCAGGTGCGGCTCTGCGACGACATCGCCGAAGGGCTGCTGCCCGTCAAGGCGATGCTCGGCTTCTACATCGGCGGGATGGGCCACGCGGCCCGCAACTTCCACGCCGACCTAATGGCCCGCATGGGGTACGAGGAGGAGGCCCGGCGGATCCAGGAACTGTTCCTGTCCGGCCGCCGGGAGGAGGCCGTGCGGGCCGTGCCGGACGCCTTCGCCGACGAGATCTCGCTGGTCGGGCCGCGTGAACGGATCGCCGAGCGGCTGGAGTCGTGGCGCGCGGGACCGGTGACGGACCTGCTGGCGCTGGCCCCGGACCCGCGCACCCTGCGCGTGCTGGCGGAGCTCAACTCCTAG
- a CDS encoding 3-oxoacyl-ACP reductase, whose product MSPPLDGLSAIVTGAGRGLGRAEALELARLGAAVVVNDYGQPGRDGSGEASTAPAEQVAAEIRAAGGTSLAHTGDVSDFEQARQLVELAVAEFGRLDVLVNNAGILRDRMVFSMTEDEWDAVIRVHLKGHFNTSRFAAAHWRARSKAAGGPVYGRIVNTSSEAFLAGSAGQPNYAAAKGGIVGLTTSTALALAKYGVTANAICPRARTRMTEDVFAGLERPERGLDPLAPEHVAPLVGYLASPAAARVNGQLLVVHGGMLAVVERPRVAAKFDSKQDTFSYDELDALLTPHYAERPDGETFAAAEVLGLKRE is encoded by the coding sequence ATGTCACCGCCACTCGACGGACTGTCCGCGATCGTCACCGGCGCGGGCCGGGGGCTCGGCCGCGCCGAGGCGCTGGAGCTGGCCCGGCTGGGCGCGGCCGTCGTCGTCAACGACTACGGTCAGCCCGGCCGGGACGGCTCGGGCGAGGCCTCCACGGCCCCCGCCGAGCAGGTCGCCGCCGAGATCCGGGCCGCGGGCGGGACGTCCCTCGCCCACACCGGGGACGTGTCCGACTTCGAACAGGCCCGGCAGCTGGTGGAGTTGGCCGTCGCCGAGTTCGGCCGGCTGGACGTCCTGGTCAACAACGCGGGCATCCTGCGCGACCGCATGGTCTTCTCCATGACGGAGGACGAGTGGGACGCGGTGATCCGGGTCCATCTCAAGGGCCACTTCAACACCTCCCGCTTCGCGGCGGCGCACTGGCGCGCACGGTCCAAGGCGGCGGGCGGGCCGGTGTACGGGCGGATCGTGAACACCTCGTCGGAGGCGTTCCTCGCGGGGTCCGCGGGGCAGCCCAACTACGCGGCGGCGAAGGGCGGCATCGTCGGGCTCACCACCTCCACCGCCCTCGCGCTCGCCAAGTACGGCGTGACGGCCAACGCCATCTGCCCGCGCGCCCGCACCCGGATGACCGAGGACGTCTTCGCCGGCCTGGAACGTCCCGAGCGGGGACTCGACCCGCTCGCGCCCGAGCATGTCGCCCCCCTCGTCGGCTACCTGGCCTCACCGGCCGCCGCCCGGGTCAACGGCCAGCTGCTCGTCGTCCACGGAGGCATGCTGGCCGTCGTCGAACGCCCGCGTGTGGCCGCGAAGTTCGACAGCAAGCAGGACACGTTCAGCTACGACGAGCTGGACGCGCTGCTCACCCCGCACTACGCGGAGCGGCCGGACGGGGAGACCTTCGCGGCGGCCGAAGTGCTGGGACTCAAACGGGAGTAG
- a CDS encoding DUF5336 domain-containing protein, whose protein sequence is MNIRSLTRGDGVVIGAAVLLLIASFLDSYSADAAPDDFDFPSAWASGPILMGVVLAGIIGAALVVVARGLPQVPKVAGLDLGQFGVAFTVFAAWSALGNIFDPASGTNNFEGAGDSLDAGVGLILLLVATLVMAGAAVATPLVPALQASLVPAPKPPAPQPYGAQPQGGYGYPGAQQAPYGGQPQPGQPFGGPPQQQAAQAQPPAPEFSPFWFAVPVPRPLYAEDGSPTPIAELAPGTWYLAVEQRGQALVAQTQDGRRGVLQDTTGIQRG, encoded by the coding sequence GTGAATATCCGCTCCCTCACTAGAGGCGACGGCGTGGTGATCGGAGCAGCGGTGTTGCTGTTGATCGCGTCGTTCCTCGACAGCTACTCGGCCGACGCGGCCCCGGACGACTTCGACTTCCCGAGCGCTTGGGCGAGCGGCCCGATCCTCATGGGTGTCGTCCTGGCGGGCATCATCGGTGCCGCGCTGGTCGTCGTCGCCCGCGGCCTGCCTCAGGTGCCGAAGGTGGCCGGCCTCGACCTCGGCCAGTTCGGCGTCGCGTTCACGGTCTTCGCGGCGTGGAGCGCGCTCGGGAACATCTTCGACCCGGCCAGCGGCACCAACAACTTCGAGGGCGCCGGGGACAGCCTGGACGCCGGTGTCGGCCTGATCCTCCTGCTGGTCGCCACGCTGGTGATGGCCGGCGCCGCGGTCGCCACCCCCCTCGTCCCGGCGCTCCAGGCCTCCCTGGTCCCCGCCCCCAAGCCCCCGGCCCCGCAGCCCTACGGCGCCCAGCCCCAGGGCGGTTACGGCTACCCCGGTGCCCAGCAGGCCCCCTACGGCGGTCAGCCGCAGCCGGGCCAGCCCTTCGGCGGCCCGCCGCAGCAGCAGGCGGCGCAGGCGCAGCCGCCCGCGCCGGAGTTCTCGCCGTTCTGGTTCGCCGTGCCGGTGCCGCGCCCGCTGTACGCGGAGGACGGCTCGCCGACGCCGATCGCCGAACTGGCCCCGGGTACCTGGTACCTCGCGGTCGAGCAGCGCGGTCAGGCGCTGGTCGCACAGACGCAGGACGGCCGTCGCGGCGTGCTGCAGGACACCACGGGGATCCAGCGCGGCTGA
- a CDS encoding Nif3-like dinuclear metal center hexameric protein codes for MPRLSEVIAALESLWPAERAESWDAVGTVVGDPDQEVTRVLFAVDPVQEIVDEAVKLGAGLLVTHHPLYLRGTTTVAASTFKGRVVHTLIKNDIALHVAHTNADTADPGVSDALAGALDLRVVRPLVPDPTDPEGRRGLGRICELDHPLTVRELAARAAERLPATAQGIRVAGDPEATVRTIAVSGGSGDSLFDQVRAAGVDAFLTADLRHHPASEAVARSPLALLDAAHWATEWPWCELAAAQLDQISDREGWNLRVHVSTTVTDPWTAHAASTPTSTSMGAPN; via the coding sequence GTGCCCCGTCTGTCTGAAGTCATCGCCGCGCTGGAGAGCCTGTGGCCCGCCGAGCGGGCCGAGTCCTGGGATGCGGTCGGCACCGTGGTGGGCGACCCCGACCAGGAGGTCACCCGGGTCCTGTTCGCCGTCGACCCGGTCCAGGAGATCGTGGACGAGGCGGTGAAACTGGGCGCCGGTCTGCTCGTCACCCACCACCCCCTCTACCTGCGCGGCACGACGACGGTCGCGGCCTCCACCTTCAAGGGCCGCGTGGTGCACACCCTGATCAAGAACGACATCGCGCTGCACGTGGCCCACACCAACGCGGACACCGCGGACCCGGGTGTCTCCGACGCCCTCGCGGGCGCGCTCGACCTGCGGGTCGTCCGCCCGCTCGTGCCGGACCCCACCGACCCGGAGGGCCGCCGGGGCCTGGGCCGGATCTGCGAACTGGACCACCCGCTCACCGTCCGCGAGCTCGCCGCCCGCGCCGCCGAGCGACTGCCCGCCACCGCGCAGGGCATCCGCGTGGCCGGCGACCCGGAGGCGACCGTACGCACGATCGCCGTCAGCGGCGGCTCCGGCGACAGCCTCTTCGACCAGGTGCGCGCGGCCGGTGTCGACGCCTTCCTCACCGCGGACCTGCGCCACCACCCCGCCTCCGAGGCCGTGGCGCGGAGCCCTCTCGCGCTGCTCGACGCCGCCCACTGGGCCACCGAATGGCCCTGGTGCGAACTGGCCGCCGCCCAGCTCGACCAGATCTCCGACCGCGAGGGATGGAACCTGCGGGTCCACGTCTCCACGACGGTCACCGACCCCTGGACCGCCCACGCGGCGTCCACGCCGACCTCTACCTCAATGGGAGCCCCCAACTGA
- a CDS encoding Zn-dependent alcohol dehydrogenase → MRAAVLHEIGQDKLEVLDDVEAVGFGPGRVRIRVRATGLCHSDLSAMAGVLPQPAPFVPGHEGAGEILEVGEGVGGLTAGDRVVVCWLPACGVCPACKRGQTELCLAGFMNAGTPNFRRPGGDLFGFAGTGTFAEEVVVDAGCAVPIPDDVPFDIAALIGCGVTTGLGAALNTADVEAGSSVAVIGCGGVGISAVQGARLRGAAEIVAVDPVASRRESALRFGATRAVSPDELADAKQQVTGGEGFDYVFEVVGKAATARTAYDTTRRGGTLVVVGAGAMDDVLQLNMFELFFDEKRILPSLYGGGDVLRSYERTIALWRAGLVDLDGLITHRVPLADINEALDQMRTGTSLRTCVEI, encoded by the coding sequence ATGCGCGCAGCCGTACTGCACGAGATCGGCCAGGACAAGCTGGAGGTCCTCGACGACGTCGAGGCGGTGGGGTTCGGCCCCGGCAGGGTACGGATCCGGGTGCGGGCCACCGGACTGTGCCACTCGGACCTGTCCGCGATGGCCGGCGTCCTGCCGCAGCCGGCGCCCTTCGTGCCCGGCCACGAGGGCGCGGGCGAGATCCTCGAGGTCGGCGAGGGCGTCGGCGGGTTGACGGCGGGTGACCGGGTCGTCGTCTGCTGGCTGCCCGCGTGTGGCGTCTGTCCCGCCTGCAAGCGCGGCCAGACCGAGCTGTGCCTGGCCGGGTTCATGAACGCGGGCACCCCCAACTTCCGGCGCCCCGGCGGGGACCTGTTCGGCTTCGCCGGTACCGGCACCTTCGCCGAGGAGGTCGTCGTCGACGCCGGCTGCGCGGTGCCGATCCCCGACGACGTGCCCTTCGACATCGCCGCCCTCATCGGCTGCGGCGTGACGACCGGGCTGGGCGCCGCCCTCAACACCGCGGACGTGGAGGCGGGTTCGTCCGTCGCCGTCATCGGCTGCGGCGGGGTCGGCATCTCCGCCGTCCAGGGGGCGCGGCTCAGGGGCGCCGCCGAGATCGTCGCCGTCGACCCGGTCGCCTCGCGCCGTGAGTCCGCCCTCAGGTTCGGTGCCACCCGGGCCGTCTCGCCGGACGAGCTGGCCGACGCCAAGCAGCAGGTCACCGGCGGCGAGGGCTTCGACTACGTCTTCGAGGTCGTCGGCAAGGCGGCCACCGCCCGCACGGCGTACGACACCACCCGGCGCGGCGGCACCCTCGTCGTCGTCGGCGCGGGCGCCATGGACGACGTCCTCCAGCTCAACATGTTCGAGCTGTTCTTCGACGAGAAGCGGATCCTGCCGTCCCTGTACGGTGGCGGCGACGTCCTGCGCTCCTACGAGCGGACCATCGCCCTGTGGCGGGCCGGCCTCGTCGATCTGGACGGCCTGATCACCCACCGGGTGCCGCTGGCCGACATCAACGAGGCCCTGGACCAGATGCGCACGGGGACCTCGCTCCGTACCTGCGTGGAGATCTGA